The following proteins are encoded in a genomic region of Xenopus laevis strain J_2021 chromosome 3L, Xenopus_laevis_v10.1, whole genome shotgun sequence:
- the hnrnph1.L gene encoding heterogeneous nuclear ribonucleoprotein H1 L homeolog isoform X2, whose product MSSSESSDGFVVKVRGLPWSCSHDEIENFFSECKIANGLSGIHFIYTREGRPSGEAFVEFETEEDLKLGLKKDRATMGHRYVEVFKSNNVEMDWVLKHTGPNSPDTANDGFVRLRGLPFGCSKEEIVQFFSGLEIVPNGITLPVDFQGRSTGEAFVQFASQEIAEKALKKHKERIGHRYIEIFKSSRAEVRTHYDPPRKLFGMQRPGPYDRPGAGRGYNNLGRGFDRMRRGAYGGGYSGYEDYNGYNEYAFGTDQRFGRVSDSRYGDGTSFQSTTGHCVHMRGLPYRATETDIYTFFSPLNPVRVHIEIGADGRVTGEADVEFATHEDAVAAMSKDKANMQHRYVELFLNSTAGGSSSAYSSQMMGGLGGDANVVWDDFMDKSAAGAQTNYGSPGTQALSGSYGAGYGSQASLSGYGNTSGMSSSYYSSGTRGSLGVNGMAGMSSSMSMSGAWGM is encoded by the exons ATGTCCTCCTCTGAAAGCTCCGATGGGTTTGTGGTGAAGGTGCGCGGCCTGCCCTGGTCCTGTTCTCACGATGAGATCGAGAATTTCTTTTCCG AATGCAAAATTGCGAATGGCTTGTCGGGAATTCACTTCATCTATACACGGGAAGGAAGGCCTAGTGGAGAGGCTTTTGTCGAGTTTGAAACCGAAGAAGACCTGAAACTGGGACTGAAGAAAGACAGAGCAACAATGGGCCACCGATATGTAGAGG TTTTCAAGTCAAATAATGTTGAAATGGACTGGGTTCTAAAGCACACTGGTCCTAATAGCCCAGATACTGCAAATGATGGTTTTGTGCGTCTCCGAGGTCTGCCTTTTGGTTGTAGCAAGGAAGAGATCGTACAGTTCTTTTCAG GGTTGGAAATCGTGCCAAATGGGATAACATTGCCGGTGGACTTCCAGGGGAGGAGTACGGGGGAGGCCTTCGTGCAGTTTGCTTCACAGGAAATAGCTGAAAAGGCTCTAAAGAAACACAAGGAGAGAATAGGGCACAG GTATATTGAAATCTTCAAGAGCAGTCGAGCTGAGGTTCGTACACACTATGATCCTCCCAGAAAACTCTTTGGCATGCAGCGTCCAGGCCCATATGACAGGCCGGGAGCCGGCAGAGGCTATAATAACTTAGGCAGAGGTTTTGACAGAATGAGACGCGGAGCATACGGAGGAG GTTACAGTGGATATGAAGATTATAATGGATATAATGAATACGCTTTTGGTACAGATCAGAGATTTGGGCGTG TGTCTGATAGCAGATATGGAGATGGAACCAGTTTTCAGAGTACAACTGgccattgtgtacacatgagaGGACTCCCCTACAGAGCAACTGAAACAGACATTTACACA TTTTTCTCTCCACTTAATCCAGTGAGAGTTCACATTGAGATTGGTGCAGATGGTAGAGTAACTGGGGAGGCAGATGTTGAATTTGCAACACATGAAGATGCTGTAGCAGCAATGTCAAAGGATAAAGCAAATATGC AGCACAGATATGTGGAGCTGTTCCTGAATTCTACAGCTGGAGGATCAAGTAGTGCATATAGCAGCCAGATGATGGGAGGATTAG GAGGAGACGCTAATGTGGTTTGGGACGATTTCATGGACAAATCAG CTGCAGGGGCTCAAACAAATTATGGCAGCCCTGGGACCCAGGCTTTAAGTGGAAGCTATGGTGCTGGATATGGAAGCCAAGCTAGTTTAAGTGGTTATG GAAATACAAGTGGAATGAGCAGCAGCTACTACAGTAGTGGAACACGAGGATCATTAGGTGTTAATGGAATGGCGGGAATGTCCAGCAGCATGAGCATGAGTGGCGCTTGGGGAATGTAA
- the hnrnph1.L gene encoding heterogeneous nuclear ribonucleoprotein H1 L homeolog produces MSSSESSDGFVVKVRGLPWSCSHDEIENFFSECKIANGLSGIHFIYTREGRPSGEAFVEFETEEDLKLGLKKDRATMGHRYVEVFKSNNVEMDWVLKHTGPNSPDTANDGFVRLRGLPFGCSKEEIVQFFSGLEIVPNGITLPVDFQGRSTGEAFVQFASQEIAEKALKKHKERIGHRYIEIFKSSRAEVRTHYDPPRKLFGMQRPGPYDRPGAGRGYNNLGRGFDRMRRGAYGGGYSGYEDYNGYNEYAFGTDQRFGRVSDSRYGDGTSFQSTTGHCVHMRGLPYRATETDIYTFFSPLNPVRVHIEIGADGRVTGEADVEFATHEDAVAAMSKDKANMQHRYVELFLNSTAGGSSSAYSSQMMGGLGGDANVVWDDFMDKSAAAGAQTNYGSPGTQALSGSYGAGYGSQASLSGYGNTSGMSSSYYSSGTRGSLGVNGMAGMSSSMSMSGAWGM; encoded by the exons ATGTCCTCCTCTGAAAGCTCCGATGGGTTTGTGGTGAAGGTGCGCGGCCTGCCCTGGTCCTGTTCTCACGATGAGATCGAGAATTTCTTTTCCG AATGCAAAATTGCGAATGGCTTGTCGGGAATTCACTTCATCTATACACGGGAAGGAAGGCCTAGTGGAGAGGCTTTTGTCGAGTTTGAAACCGAAGAAGACCTGAAACTGGGACTGAAGAAAGACAGAGCAACAATGGGCCACCGATATGTAGAGG TTTTCAAGTCAAATAATGTTGAAATGGACTGGGTTCTAAAGCACACTGGTCCTAATAGCCCAGATACTGCAAATGATGGTTTTGTGCGTCTCCGAGGTCTGCCTTTTGGTTGTAGCAAGGAAGAGATCGTACAGTTCTTTTCAG GGTTGGAAATCGTGCCAAATGGGATAACATTGCCGGTGGACTTCCAGGGGAGGAGTACGGGGGAGGCCTTCGTGCAGTTTGCTTCACAGGAAATAGCTGAAAAGGCTCTAAAGAAACACAAGGAGAGAATAGGGCACAG GTATATTGAAATCTTCAAGAGCAGTCGAGCTGAGGTTCGTACACACTATGATCCTCCCAGAAAACTCTTTGGCATGCAGCGTCCAGGCCCATATGACAGGCCGGGAGCCGGCAGAGGCTATAATAACTTAGGCAGAGGTTTTGACAGAATGAGACGCGGAGCATACGGAGGAG GTTACAGTGGATATGAAGATTATAATGGATATAATGAATACGCTTTTGGTACAGATCAGAGATTTGGGCGTG TGTCTGATAGCAGATATGGAGATGGAACCAGTTTTCAGAGTACAACTGgccattgtgtacacatgagaGGACTCCCCTACAGAGCAACTGAAACAGACATTTACACA TTTTTCTCTCCACTTAATCCAGTGAGAGTTCACATTGAGATTGGTGCAGATGGTAGAGTAACTGGGGAGGCAGATGTTGAATTTGCAACACATGAAGATGCTGTAGCAGCAATGTCAAAGGATAAAGCAAATATGC AGCACAGATATGTGGAGCTGTTCCTGAATTCTACAGCTGGAGGATCAAGTAGTGCATATAGCAGCCAGATGATGGGAGGATTAG GAGGAGACGCTAATGTGGTTTGGGACGATTTCATGGACAAATCAG caGCTGCAGGGGCTCAAACAAATTATGGCAGCCCTGGGACCCAGGCTTTAAGTGGAAGCTATGGTGCTGGATATGGAAGCCAAGCTAGTTTAAGTGGTTATG GAAATACAAGTGGAATGAGCAGCAGCTACTACAGTAGTGGAACACGAGGATCATTAGGTGTTAATGGAATGGCGGGAATGTCCAGCAGCATGAGCATGAGTGGCGCTTGGGGAATGTAA